Proteins from one Anthonomus grandis grandis chromosome 8, icAntGran1.3, whole genome shotgun sequence genomic window:
- the LOC126739109 gene encoding uncharacterized protein LOC126739109 isoform X1 has product MHHVNKLHKSLEPLKWLVGKWKTIKAEISHPTKPQTLKFTEHMEFLSFGAPLLVFSSKSNRVKQGGKARHLERGFLSINDDHYTVAFATVASLTLSTLEEGYVQDQCLCLKSASIAEKKFSMYPAVRRLHRCYRLNENGELEYTLLMETAKTGLSKHADVVYKKVAEGCIEDC; this is encoded by the exons atgcACCATGTTAACAAGCTGCATAAATCCTTAGAACCTCTTAAATGGCTTGTGG GCAAGTGGAAAACTATTAAGGCAGAAATAAGTCATCCAACCAAGCCGCAAACGCTAAAATTTACTGAGCATATGGAGTTTTTGTCCTTCGGAGCGCCTCTGTTAGTCTTCAGTTCGAAAAGTAACAGAGTGAAGCAGGGTGGTAAAGCGCGGCATCTCGAACGAGGATTTTTGAGTATAAATGATGACCACTACACCGTGGCCTTTGCCACAG tTGCCAGTTTGACTCTCTCTACACTAGAAGAAGGCTATGTGCAAGACCAGTGCCTTTGTCTGAAATCTGCCTCCATAGCGGAAAAGAAATTCTCCATGTATCCCGCTGTAAGGAGATTACATAGATGTTACAG attaaatgAAAATGGGGAACTTGAATATACTCTACTTATGGAAACGGCAAAGACTGGGTTGTCAAAACATGCTGACGTAGTATATAAGAAGGTTGCTGAGGGATGTATAGAAGactgttaa
- the LOC126739109 gene encoding uncharacterized protein LOC126739109 isoform X2 yields MHHVNKLHKSLEPLKWLVGKWKTIKAEISHPTKPQTLKFTEHMEFLSFGAPLLVFSSKSNRVKQGGKARHLERGFLSINDDHYTVAFATVASLTLSTLEEGYVQDQCLCLKSASIAEKKFSMYPAIK; encoded by the exons atgcACCATGTTAACAAGCTGCATAAATCCTTAGAACCTCTTAAATGGCTTGTGG GCAAGTGGAAAACTATTAAGGCAGAAATAAGTCATCCAACCAAGCCGCAAACGCTAAAATTTACTGAGCATATGGAGTTTTTGTCCTTCGGAGCGCCTCTGTTAGTCTTCAGTTCGAAAAGTAACAGAGTGAAGCAGGGTGGTAAAGCGCGGCATCTCGAACGAGGATTTTTGAGTATAAATGATGACCACTACACCGTGGCCTTTGCCACAG tTGCCAGTTTGACTCTCTCTACACTAGAAGAAGGCTATGTGCAAGACCAGTGCCTTTGTCTGAAATCTGCCTCCATAGCGGAAAAGAAATTCTCCATGTATCCCGCT attaaatgA